From a region of the Anaerobacillus sp. CMMVII genome:
- a CDS encoding xylulokinase, with translation MSIDVKDAIQNGKTALGIEFGSTRIKAILIGEGNVPIASGSHDWENSYVNNIWTYSVEEIWIGLQDCYQKMANDVKQQYGVTLNSVGAIGFSAMMHGYMAFDKTGELLVPFRTWRNNITERASTELTKLFNYNIPQRWSIAHLYQVILNQEGHISDICFLTTLAGYIHWKLTGKKVLGVGEASGVFPIDLNTKNYNQLMIDQFNELVAAKNLPWKLEDVLPEVLVAGESAGVLTKEGAKLLDITGELQAGIPLCPPEGDAGTGMVATNSIAKRTGNVSAGTSAFAMVVLENALSKVHPEIDLVTTPTGNLVAMAHSNNCSSDLNAWVGLFEQFTKAMGMEVDINKLYETLFKQALQGDPDCGGLLSFGYLSGEHMTHFDEGRPLFVRSSNSNFNLANFMRVHLFTAFGAMKIGMEILLEEEKVKLDEILGHGGLFKTEGVGQSIMAAALNVPVSVMETAGEGGAWGIALLASYVVNRGDNETLEDYLSQKVFAGQSVKTMSPHPRDVKGFEQFMERYTKGLAIERAAVDNLN, from the coding sequence ATGAGTATTGATGTTAAGGATGCTATACAAAATGGTAAAACAGCACTTGGTATTGAATTTGGTTCAACCCGAATTAAAGCAATACTCATTGGAGAGGGAAATGTACCAATTGCATCTGGAAGTCATGATTGGGAGAATAGCTATGTAAACAATATCTGGACCTATAGTGTTGAGGAAATCTGGATCGGATTACAAGACTGCTATCAAAAGATGGCTAACGATGTAAAACAACAATATGGAGTCACCTTAAATTCAGTAGGTGCAATCGGTTTTAGTGCGATGATGCATGGCTATATGGCTTTTGACAAAACTGGAGAACTTCTGGTTCCTTTTCGGACTTGGCGCAACAATATTACTGAACGGGCTTCAACAGAACTGACTAAACTTTTTAACTATAATATTCCTCAAAGATGGAGTATTGCTCATCTGTATCAAGTAATCTTGAATCAGGAAGGGCATATTTCTGATATTTGTTTCCTGACAACTCTAGCTGGTTACATTCATTGGAAGCTAACGGGAAAGAAGGTTTTGGGAGTTGGTGAAGCATCGGGTGTATTTCCAATTGATTTGAATACTAAGAACTATAATCAACTAATGATCGATCAATTCAATGAATTGGTTGCAGCAAAGAATCTACCATGGAAACTTGAAGATGTTTTACCTGAGGTTTTAGTAGCTGGAGAGAGTGCTGGAGTACTCACAAAAGAAGGAGCAAAGCTTTTGGATATTACAGGGGAACTCCAGGCCGGAATACCACTCTGTCCGCCAGAAGGTGATGCAGGAACTGGTATGGTCGCTACAAACAGTATAGCTAAGCGTACTGGTAATGTTTCTGCCGGTACTTCTGCATTTGCAATGGTTGTATTGGAAAACGCTTTGTCGAAAGTTCATCCTGAAATTGATCTTGTGACGACACCTACAGGCAATCTGGTAGCGATGGCTCACTCTAACAACTGTTCTTCAGACCTGAATGCTTGGGTTGGACTATTTGAACAATTTACAAAAGCAATGGGTATGGAAGTGGATATAAATAAGTTATATGAAACGTTATTTAAACAAGCCCTTCAAGGAGATCCTGACTGCGGTGGTCTATTATCTTTTGGATATCTTTCTGGTGAACACATGACCCATTTTGACGAAGGCCGTCCATTGTTTGTCCGTTCTTCAAATAGTAATTTCAATCTTGCTAATTTTATGCGTGTTCATTTATTTACAGCATTTGGAGCCATGAAAATTGGTATGGAAATTCTGCTTGAAGAAGAAAAAGTAAAACTGGATGAAATTTTAGGGCACGGGGGATTGTTTAAAACAGAAGGTGTTGGACAGAGTATCATGGCCGCCGCTCTTAATGTTCCGGTATCCGTTATGGAAACTGCAGGAGAAGGGGGAGCATGGGGAATTGCACTCCTGGCATCCTATGTGGTTAACAGAGGTGACAATGAAACGTTGGAAGACTATTTAAGTCAGAAAGTATTTGCGGGCCAGTCTGTAAAAACTATGTCTCCTCATCCGAGAGATGTGAAAGGCTTTGAGCAATTTATGGAACGGTACACGAAAGGACTTGCAATCGAAAGAGCAGCAGTAGACAATCTTAATTAA
- the araD gene encoding L-ribulose-5-phosphate 4-epimerase: MLERLKEEVLEANLALPKHGLVTFTWGNVSGIDREKGLVVIKPSGVEYSEMKNSDMVVVDLDGNIVEGDLRPSSDTASHLVLYKSFPEIGGIVHTHSTVATSWAQAGRPIPTFGTTQADYFYGEIPCTRPMTKEEILGEYEMETGNVIVETFKSYGINPNSVPGVLVHSHAPFTWGENPQDAVHNAVVLEQVATMAWKTIMINPNAPLMDQTLLDRHYLRKHGANAYYGQM; the protein is encoded by the coding sequence ATGTTAGAACGATTAAAAGAAGAAGTGCTCGAGGCGAATCTTGCACTCCCTAAACATGGACTTGTTACATTTACATGGGGAAACGTGAGTGGGATTGATCGTGAAAAAGGCCTTGTTGTTATTAAGCCAAGTGGTGTTGAGTACTCTGAAATGAAAAACAGTGACATGGTAGTAGTTGATCTAGATGGAAATATTGTTGAAGGAGATTTAAGACCTTCTTCAGATACAGCTTCACACTTGGTATTATATAAATCTTTTCCTGAAATAGGTGGAATCGTTCATACCCATTCTACTGTTGCTACAAGCTGGGCACAAGCCGGTAGACCAATTCCTACTTTTGGGACAACACAAGCAGATTATTTCTATGGAGAAATTCCATGTACAAGACCAATGACAAAAGAGGAAATCCTAGGAGAATACGAAATGGAAACAGGGAACGTGATTGTGGAAACGTTTAAATCCTATGGGATAAACCCAAACAGTGTACCCGGTGTACTTGTTCATTCGCATGCTCCATTCACTTGGGGGGAAAACCCTCAAGATGCTGTTCATAATGCAGTGGTTTTAGAACAAGTAGCAACTATGGCTTGGAAAACAATCATGATAAATCCAAACGCACCACTTATGGATCAGACATTATTAGATCGACACTACTTGCGTAAGCATGGTGCAAATGCCTATTATGGCCAAATGTGA
- a CDS encoding YvrJ family protein — MSEYGFQVMITLYLLYRIEAKLDLLNDSVAQLAVTLQGKTLGEETKKHFKYKA, encoded by the coding sequence ATCAGTGAATACGGGTTCCAAGTGATGATTACGTTGTATTTACTCTATCGGATTGAAGCAAAGCTCGATCTTCTAAACGACTCGGTAGCCCAGTTAGCGGTGACCTTACAAGGTAAAACGCTCGGTGAAGAGACAAAGAAACATTTCAAATATAAAGCATAA
- a CDS encoding D-lyxose/D-mannose family sugar isomerase: MKRDEYNRFRDKAIEMFEKANIILTIEEKDNIEVADFGLNKVEETGLQLITYVNTELVCAKELVLLPNQTCPEHKHPKRAFDDGKEETFRCRYGKVYLYVEGEETKERATQPPSDDREYYTVFNEITLTPGEQYTIYPNTLHWFKAGDEGAVVSEFSTKSTDEEDIFTDPRINRIPEVE; this comes from the coding sequence ATGAAAAGAGATGAATATAACAGATTCAGAGATAAGGCAATTGAAATGTTTGAAAAGGCAAACATTATTCTTACAATTGAAGAAAAGGATAATATTGAAGTTGCCGATTTCGGGTTAAATAAGGTCGAAGAAACGGGTCTGCAATTAATTACCTATGTTAATACAGAGCTTGTGTGCGCCAAGGAGCTTGTCCTCTTACCAAATCAAACTTGTCCAGAACATAAACATCCAAAGAGAGCTTTTGATGATGGAAAAGAAGAAACCTTCCGATGCAGGTACGGAAAAGTATACCTTTATGTTGAAGGTGAAGAAACGAAAGAAAGAGCCACGCAGCCACCTTCCGATGATAGAGAATATTACACTGTATTCAATGAAATTACCTTGACCCCAGGAGAACAATATACAATTTACCCTAATACACTCCACTGGTTTAAGGCGGGTGATGAAGGAGCGGTTGTTTCAGAGTTTTCTACAAAAAGCACAGATGAAGAAGACATATTCACAGATCCAAGGATTAATAGAATTCCAGAAGTCGAGTAG